One region of Metallosphaera sedula DSM 5348 genomic DNA includes:
- a CDS encoding ArsR family transcriptional regulator, translating to MTYKGHLTAKEKILLVLAEKGSCSLEELEKYTRIKRNVLLVHLTRLAKEGLVYRGWGHFGGKTFRKYSLKSKYKEELKLE from the coding sequence ATGACTTACAAAGGTCATCTTACAGCTAAGGAAAAAATTCTCCTAGTTCTCGCTGAAAAAGGTTCTTGCTCTTTGGAAGAATTGGAGAAATATACAAGGATAAAAAGGAATGTTCTTTTAGTTCACTTAACACGGCTTGCGAAAGAAGGACTAGTATATCGCGGGTGGGGTCACTTTGGAGGGAAGACCTTCAGAAAGTACTCTCTGAAATCGAAATACAAAGAAGAGCTTAAACTAGAATGA
- a CDS encoding MarR family winged helix-turn-helix transcriptional regulator, with protein MINMLKQKRYLLFSPEGEILIFLYKNLGFHNIDEISEITRIPRSTISQKIPQLQIYQLIEVEQREEKRGKLTKTITYVKLSEKGKEFIENKIKELVTA; from the coding sequence ATGATAAATATGCTCAAACAAAAGAGATACCTCTTATTTAGTCCAGAGGGAGAAATACTGATTTTTTTATATAAAAACCTAGGTTTTCATAATATAGATGAGATATCCGAAATTACCAGAATCCCAAGAAGTACTATATCTCAGAAGATACCGCAGTTACAGATATATCAATTAATAGAAGTTGAGCAAAGAGAGGAGAAAAGAGGAAAATTAACGAAAACAATAACTTATGTAAAACTTTCCGAGAAAGGTAAAGAATTCATAGAGAACAAAATAAAGGAGCTGGTGACTGCATAA
- a CDS encoding ribbon-helix-helix protein, CopG family, which yields MRVITFKAEEDLVMMLELYAIRNGLNRSEAIRKAIEAMVKEERGKKGKKGRVEVVKL from the coding sequence ATGAGGGTCATCACGTTCAAAGCTGAGGAAGATCTCGTGATGATGCTAGAACTGTACGCGATAAGGAATGGCCTCAATAGGAGTGAGGCCATCAGGAAGGCCATAGAGGCAATGGTAAAGGAAGAGCGGGGCAAGAAGGGTAAGAAGGGGAGAGTGGAGGTAGTTAAGTTATGA
- a CDS encoding helicase C-terminal domain-containing protein: protein MEITLREWQKQKFDEALNALKTKNTLLLNVTTGAGKTLFTLLLGKALHKKILFLTRTHSEFEAVRREAERLGLKVAYLFGKNSVCPFATDDVKPEDIECRECSLRDKIKDLSGLKPFQILQLSKDASDFCPYHSLRALITKVDVIVASYMYFFNPFLRRKIVCGSQDCIKPDELLVIVDEAHNLINGDEWFSKKIGKKTVNNALKELDEVESNTNNDLGDVRAFLVELGKFLENIVDDGGCRELPLYPKPSAEVLLQIHKASLSYLNMIKGPIKRSYLRSVYDFFNTEGDTFNCNGKLMVIPSDTIEMIKESFNFADKRVLMSGTLPDLGLEGYRINVEVRLGKAEYYYCSSVNSRVRYRRANAEKYAEIIKKVYDGASSNILVFFPSYDFKSEVKKYLNGLPMLEESKRITHEEILELMKEGKYAVLLVMRAKESEGVEFRDEGNRNLFSDMVLAGLPYPDVSDALIKRRIEKLSKVTKKTEEEVAKELTLITIKQTIGRAFRDPNDYVKIYLCDSRYREYFSDLGISEKEIKLFA from the coding sequence ATGGAAATAACTTTGAGGGAATGGCAGAAACAGAAATTCGATGAAGCTTTGAACGCTTTAAAGACTAAAAATACGCTTCTCCTCAATGTAACTACTGGAGCTGGAAAAACACTATTTACACTACTGTTAGGTAAAGCACTGCATAAGAAGATCCTATTCCTTACAAGAACGCACAGTGAGTTTGAGGCAGTGAGGCGGGAAGCAGAAAGATTAGGGCTTAAAGTAGCCTACCTCTTTGGCAAGAACTCTGTCTGTCCATTCGCAACCGATGACGTTAAGCCTGAGGACATAGAGTGCAGGGAATGTTCATTGAGGGATAAAATTAAGGACTTAAGTGGATTAAAGCCATTTCAAATACTTCAATTGAGTAAGGACGCTTCTGATTTCTGCCCTTACCATTCTCTTAGGGCTTTAATAACTAAGGTAGACGTTATCGTAGCTTCCTACATGTACTTCTTCAACCCCTTTCTGAGGAGGAAGATAGTATGCGGGTCACAAGACTGTATTAAACCGGACGAGCTCTTAGTAATTGTAGATGAAGCTCACAATTTGATCAATGGGGATGAGTGGTTTTCTAAGAAGATAGGCAAAAAGACTGTAAACAATGCATTGAAGGAGTTGGATGAGGTAGAGAGCAATACGAATAACGATTTGGGTGATGTTAGGGCATTTCTCGTAGAACTGGGTAAGTTTTTGGAAAATATAGTGGATGATGGAGGGTGTAGGGAATTGCCTTTGTATCCTAAACCTTCAGCTGAAGTCTTACTGCAAATCCATAAAGCCTCATTATCTTACCTTAATATGATAAAAGGACCTATTAAGAGGTCTTATTTGAGGTCAGTATACGATTTCTTTAATACTGAAGGTGATACGTTTAACTGCAACGGAAAGCTCATGGTAATCCCTTCAGATACTATAGAGATGATAAAAGAGTCATTCAATTTTGCAGATAAAAGGGTATTAATGAGCGGTACTTTGCCGGATTTAGGTTTAGAAGGATATAGGATAAACGTTGAAGTTAGATTGGGGAAAGCGGAATACTATTACTGCAGTTCTGTTAATTCCAGAGTTAGGTACAGGAGGGCTAACGCTGAAAAATATGCAGAAATCATAAAAAAGGTCTATGATGGGGCTTCCTCAAATATCTTAGTCTTCTTTCCAAGCTATGATTTTAAGAGTGAGGTGAAGAAGTACCTTAACGGTTTACCCATGTTGGAGGAGAGTAAGAGGATAACTCATGAGGAAATACTGGAGCTTATGAAGGAGGGGAAATATGCGGTACTTTTGGTTATGAGGGCAAAGGAAAGTGAGGGAGTGGAGTTTAGAGATGAGGGTAATAGGAACTTATTTAGTGATATGGTGCTTGCTGGTTTGCCTTATCCAGATGTCAGTGATGCTTTAATTAAGAGAAGAATTGAGAAACTATCTAAGGTTACTAAGAAGACTGAGGAGGAAGTGGCAAAGGAACTAACTTTGATTACTATAAAGCAGACTATTGGCAGGGCTTTTCGTGACCCTAACGATTATGTCAAGATTTACCTTTGTGATTCAAGATACAGGGAGTACTTTTCTGACTTGGGTATTTCCGAAAAAGAGATTAAGCTTTTTGCTTAG
- a CDS encoding type II toxin-antitoxin system RelE family toxin has translation MVCEKWELRFSMRKAKNYHEFMEYAVDNFVDKTVMLILEKLDLLRKDPLKYSREKLGRDKYGNPMFSIEVTGDIRILYSVDPKNCIVFIWEIGSHKKVYGHDP, from the coding sequence GTGGTTTGTGAAAAGTGGGAATTGAGGTTTTCAATGAGGAAAGCAAAGAACTATCATGAGTTTATGGAGTATGCAGTAGATAATTTCGTTGATAAAACAGTAATGTTAATACTTGAAAAATTAGATTTACTAAGAAAAGACCCACTAAAATATTCCAGAGAGAAGCTTGGAAGAGATAAATACGGAAATCCCATGTTCTCAATAGAAGTTACGGGTGATATAAGGATACTTTACAGCGTGGATCCAAAAAACTGTATAGTTTTCATTTGGGAGATTGGGTCTCATAAGAAGGTTTACGGGCATGACCCTTAG
- a CDS encoding tyrosine-type recombinase/integrase, translating to MDVEKLTDEQRQKLLKRAVEKLGTSRVCEMIGKSRRTVYVYLRGHDERGIRTHIPDEVVGKVMSMLPIDEVYEVLEGFNTKNYTPNDIIGILSKAARDPEFRNLFLALASKILGDYLRGTSFKYVVTKDDVEHYEKLISQTRSKVTSKEHIAYLRRALADLGYELTPEKLKEYMLELQSENVNVARHTSYPLKVFIKEIIRPRDPQLAFLLYTSFKTPKGKTRYKPPALSLELLKKVYSEIEEPGAKAYFRILAETGLRTGELFGLTLEQVDLDRRIIYLMKDNQTKRAYISFIHEKTAQWIRNWYLTYREDFVNKYIMSLKKLKEANKELQDIDEEKWKSKFFPFSEDMIRESIRQAMGRVGVEFRLYDVRSFFASHLAKQGVSPLIINILQGRAPPQQFKILQEHYFVISMEELQKVYEEKAPTLQ from the coding sequence GTGGATGTAGAAAAACTTACGGATGAACAGAGACAAAAACTACTGAAAAGGGCGGTGGAGAAACTGGGGACTAGCAGGGTGTGCGAAATGATAGGAAAGAGTAGAAGAACAGTCTACGTGTATCTCAGAGGTCACGATGAGAGAGGAATTAGAACGCACATCCCTGACGAAGTAGTGGGGAAAGTAATGAGCATGCTCCCCATTGATGAGGTATATGAGGTACTGGAAGGGTTTAACACCAAGAATTACACACCAAACGATATAATTGGAATACTGAGTAAGGCGGCCAGGGACCCGGAATTTCGTAACCTCTTCCTGGCTCTGGCAAGTAAAATACTGGGGGACTACCTGAGAGGGACCTCCTTCAAGTATGTGGTGACCAAAGACGATGTGGAACATTACGAGAAATTAATATCACAGACCAGGTCGAAAGTAACATCTAAGGAACATATAGCTTACCTGAGGAGAGCTCTGGCAGACCTGGGTTATGAACTCACACCTGAGAAACTGAAGGAGTACATGCTAGAGCTCCAGAGCGAAAATGTGAACGTTGCCAGGCATACGTCATATCCGCTCAAGGTCTTCATAAAGGAAATTATTAGGCCCAGGGATCCACAGTTAGCCTTCCTCCTCTATACCTCATTTAAAACGCCTAAGGGAAAGACGAGATACAAGCCTCCCGCGTTAAGCCTTGAATTGTTAAAGAAAGTATACAGCGAAATAGAGGAGCCTGGGGCAAAGGCCTACTTCAGGATCCTAGCGGAGACTGGCCTGAGAACTGGAGAACTCTTTGGCCTGACTTTGGAACAGGTGGATCTAGATAGAAGAATAATTTACCTTATGAAGGATAACCAGACAAAGAGGGCATACATCAGCTTTATTCACGAAAAAACTGCTCAATGGATAAGGAACTGGTATTTGACGTATAGGGAAGACTTTGTGAATAAATACATTATGTCATTAAAGAAATTAAAAGAAGCTAACAAGGAACTCCAGGATATTGATGAAGAGAAATGGAAAAGCAAATTCTTCCCATTCAGTGAGGATATGATAAGGGAGAGTATAAGACAGGCCATGGGGAGAGTTGGGGTGGAATTCAGGCTATATGACGTGAGAAGTTTCTTTGCTTCACATTTAGCAAAGCAGGGAGTAAGCCCCCTTATCATAAACATTCTTCAGGGAAGAGCGCCGCCGCAGCAGTTTAAGATCCTTCAAGAACACTACTTCGTAATTTCCATGGAGGAATTACAAAAGGTGTATGAAGAGAAAGCTCCTACCCTACAGTAG
- a CDS encoding ParB N-terminal domain-containing protein has protein sequence MAKFITITKVSIDKLKEVQEYKELIPENNSYEELKNSIQQLGFLDPITVNTNYEILDGYTRYRIAKELGIKEIPVEVYQTSGREEELDIIASFNLKRRHLTKSEIILLIDKILEKKKELMKKVEELEKSSTNDKNLGMHPQPSAREEADEIRKELEAKLPPDNVIDNDTIRRYVQIKKEAPWLTNYIGDPKNGKIGIRTAYDIYLALKRKNLLDLDRRIPKSELKLLLTTREGRKIISERDDLLQLILDHKMAVSQAINKLKTEEKLAKSKKSRAKEEEDLDETEEEEGEEDESKGRQRELDENDNEEYDFVGEWQKAKEEEEKQEAKQQLTPQLNGQLLVKQEVTESKTQNDFLNDLKTKGFAELPFEIALIKIEGKCYAINVGALRDLEQGLPEKWKGLEAFLNKYSIIIPDEVEGLYVIPWKLLGRCNEWK, from the coding sequence ATGGCTAAGTTCATTACAATAACTAAGGTCAGTATTGATAAACTCAAAGAAGTACAAGAATATAAGGAGTTAATACCAGAGAACAACAGCTATGAGGAGTTAAAGAACTCAATACAACAATTAGGCTTCCTAGACCCAATAACTGTCAATACAAATTATGAGATTTTAGACGGTTATACGAGGTATAGGATTGCAAAGGAGTTAGGAATTAAGGAAATTCCCGTTGAGGTTTATCAGACTTCTGGAAGGGAAGAAGAGCTGGACATTATTGCAAGCTTTAATCTAAAAAGGAGGCATTTAACAAAAAGCGAAATAATATTACTTATTGATAAAATATTAGAAAAGAAGAAGGAGTTAATGAAAAAAGTAGAGGAATTGGAAAAATCTAGTACAAATGATAAAAATCTGGGGATGCATCCCCAACCTTCTGCTAGAGAAGAGGCTGATGAGATACGAAAAGAATTAGAAGCGAAATTACCGCCAGATAATGTAATTGATAACGATACCATCAGACGTTATGTTCAAATAAAGAAGGAAGCTCCATGGCTGACCAACTATATCGGTGATCCCAAAAACGGTAAGATTGGTATAAGGACTGCTTATGATATCTATCTAGCATTAAAAAGGAAGAACTTACTGGACCTGGACAGAAGAATTCCAAAGAGTGAGCTGAAATTATTACTCACTACCAGAGAAGGTCGCAAAATCATCTCAGAAAGAGACGATCTACTACAGCTGATTTTAGACCATAAGATGGCTGTTTCTCAAGCAATAAACAAACTGAAGACCGAAGAGAAGTTAGCTAAGTCTAAGAAGTCCAGGGCAAAAGAGGAAGAGGACTTAGACGAAACTGAAGAAGAGGAGGGAGAGGAGGATGAAAGTAAAGGCAGACAGAGAGAGTTAGATGAAAATGATAACGAAGAATATGACTTTGTGGGTGAATGGCAAAAAGCTAAGGAAGAGGAGGAAAAACAAGAGGCTAAACAACAGTTAACTCCCCAGTTAAACGGGCAACTCTTAGTAAAACAAGAGGTAACTGAAAGTAAAACCCAGAACGATTTCCTAAACGACTTAAAGACTAAGGGGTTTGCAGAACTACCCTTTGAAATAGCACTAATTAAGATTGAAGGGAAATGTTATGCAATAAACGTAGGAGCTCTGCGTGATTTAGAACAGGGACTTCCAGAGAAGTGGAAGGGTCTTGAAGCCTTCCTAAATAAGTACAGCATTATAATCCCGGATGAGGTTGAAGGACTCTACGTTATCCCGTGGAAACTGTTAGGAAGGTGTAACGAATGGAAATAA
- the coaBC gene encoding bifunctional phosphopantothenoylcysteine decarboxylase/phosphopantothenate--cysteine ligase CoaBC, whose product MHPSKKIVGTVSKELLGKSILLGVTGSISLYRSLDLARALMRRGGDVKVIMSQEAVKLISPEMFKWATGNNVISQLTGDLEHVELAEENDGFLIAPATANTVVKLAEGVADSPLVSTALNFMGSGKPVCIVPAMHLPMYQSPQVKRALGMLREMSVKVIEPEIVNDLAHYPDVELITWSFIVQLLRGEDLKGAKMVITAGPTREYMDPVRYISNPSSGTMGVSIANEAYFRGADVYLVHGPLSSRVKSFVQNSVSVETTAEMRDAVVSLVERGYRIVIMAAAPADFRFKQTREKKIDSHSEVPKVELEKTPKISQELKGKAFLVGFSAETADNDEELIEKAKAKKEKHGFDIIIANNVARKDIGFASEYNEVIIVGNNFIKKINKDSKSIVARNILDVVKEELKNRDLI is encoded by the coding sequence ATGCACCCTTCTAAGAAAATTGTAGGAACTGTCAGTAAAGAGCTTCTTGGAAAGTCTATCCTTCTTGGAGTCACGGGGAGCATTTCTCTATACAGGTCACTAGATCTGGCAAGGGCACTGATGAGGAGAGGTGGCGACGTCAAGGTTATAATGAGCCAGGAGGCGGTTAAGCTAATATCGCCTGAGATGTTTAAATGGGCTACAGGCAACAACGTAATCTCACAGTTAACCGGGGATCTGGAACACGTGGAATTGGCAGAGGAGAATGATGGATTTTTGATTGCCCCGGCCACGGCTAATACAGTTGTGAAGCTCGCTGAGGGAGTAGCTGACTCTCCACTGGTATCTACTGCCCTAAATTTCATGGGCTCCGGTAAGCCAGTGTGCATCGTTCCTGCAATGCATTTACCCATGTATCAATCTCCACAAGTGAAGAGGGCACTGGGAATGCTCAGGGAGATGTCGGTGAAGGTAATCGAGCCTGAAATAGTTAACGACCTAGCACATTACCCAGACGTGGAACTCATAACGTGGAGCTTCATTGTTCAGTTGTTGAGAGGAGAAGACCTTAAGGGAGCAAAAATGGTGATTACTGCAGGTCCCACGAGGGAGTACATGGATCCTGTAAGATATATCAGTAATCCCAGTAGCGGGACCATGGGAGTATCAATTGCCAATGAGGCATACTTCAGGGGGGCAGACGTCTATCTTGTTCACGGACCCTTGAGCTCCAGAGTGAAAAGTTTTGTACAAAATTCTGTAAGCGTTGAAACGACGGCTGAAATGAGAGATGCTGTTGTATCGCTGGTGGAAAGGGGATACAGGATAGTGATAATGGCAGCTGCTCCTGCCGACTTTAGGTTTAAGCAGACCAGGGAGAAGAAGATAGATAGTCACAGCGAAGTTCCCAAGGTTGAGCTGGAGAAGACTCCAAAGATTTCCCAGGAACTAAAGGGAAAGGCTTTTCTGGTAGGGTTCTCCGCTGAGACGGCGGACAATGACGAAGAGTTGATAGAGAAGGCCAAGGCCAAGAAGGAGAAGCATGGATTCGACATCATTATAGCCAATAACGTTGCGAGAAAGGACATCGGATTCGCTTCAGAGTACAATGAGGTAATAATTGTAGGAAATAATTTCATTAAAAAGATAAATAAGGACTCCAAGAGTATCGTGGCTAGAAATATACTTGACGTAGTTAAGGAAGAGCTTAAAAACAGGGATTTGATATAG
- the rimI gene encoding ribosomal protein S18-alanine N-acetyltransferase has translation MVESVEEKRGYTIRTVRADDIDAIIKINRLTLPENYPYYFFVEHVRDWGEAFFVATVDGEVVGYIMPRIETGFSNLKSFIPLVRKGHVVSIAVLEGYRRKGIGKQLLTSSMEKMKQVYGAEEVYLEVRVSNYPAISLYEKLGYKKVKLLKHYYADGEDAYLMAAPL, from the coding sequence ATGGTCGAATCGGTAGAAGAGAAGAGAGGGTACACCATTAGGACTGTGCGGGCAGATGATATAGATGCTATTATAAAGATTAACAGACTCACGCTACCTGAGAATTATCCCTACTATTTCTTCGTTGAACATGTGAGGGATTGGGGAGAGGCTTTCTTTGTGGCAACAGTAGATGGGGAGGTTGTAGGTTACATCATGCCCAGGATAGAGACGGGATTTAGCAACCTGAAGTCCTTCATTCCCCTGGTGAGGAAGGGACATGTAGTCTCGATTGCCGTGCTCGAGGGTTACAGAAGGAAGGGAATAGGTAAGCAGTTGCTTACCTCCTCCATGGAGAAGATGAAACAGGTCTATGGGGCCGAGGAAGTATATCTAGAGGTTAGGGTAAGTAATTACCCTGCAATATCATTATATGAGAAACTTGGATACAAGAAAGTCAAGCTATTAAAGCATTATTACGCTGATGGAGAGGATGCCTACTTAATGGCAGCTCCTCTCTAA
- a CDS encoding winged helix DNA-binding protein, which produces MEDIVRLNEIDQDVLLALLNKDKLGIRELEEEIKKVSKQRSPNAITKSVDKLLKMGLVKEEKEEKPPRGKRLIYLTDKGKEVAQHLKSIYELIGKSG; this is translated from the coding sequence ATGGAAGATATAGTAAGGCTTAACGAAATCGATCAAGATGTCTTGTTAGCTTTATTAAATAAGGATAAGCTGGGGATAAGGGAGTTAGAGGAGGAAATAAAAAAAGTTTCGAAACAGAGGTCTCCTAATGCTATAACTAAGAGCGTAGATAAGCTCCTTAAGATGGGGTTAGTAAAGGAGGAGAAGGAGGAAAAACCGCCCAGAGGTAAGAGACTAATTTACCTAACTGATAAGGGTAAGGAGGTGGCACAACACTTAAAATCGATTTATGAACTTATCGGGAAGAGTGGGTAA